The nucleotide window CGCTCTTTTTAATAAAGAAATTAAATCATCTTTATCAAATGAATTTAAAATATAAACTTGACATCTTGATAATAGGGCAGGTATAACTTCAAAGCTAGGGTTTTCAGTAGTTGCTCCAATAAGGGTAACCCAACCTTTTTCTACAGCAGCTAACAAAGAGTCTTGTTGAGATTTACTAAAACGATGAATTTCATCAATAAATAGAATAGGATTTTTTTGAGTGAATAGACCACCACTTTTTTTTGCTTTTTCAATTACTTCACGTACATCTTTAACCCCAGAACTAATAGCGCTTAAGGTATAAAAAGGCCTTCCAGATTCATTAGCTATAATATTTGCTAGAGTAGTTTTTCCAATTCCTGGGGGTCCCCATAGAATTAAAGAAGGTATTATTCCTTGTTTTATATGGTTAGTTAAAATACCTTGTTTACCTACTAAATGTTGTTGGCTGATGTAATCATTCAGTGATTTTGGTCTTATGCGTTCTGCTAATGGCTGGATCATTATAGAAGTTTCCTATTTAATTTCAAAGTTAACAATATTTGTAATAATTTGATTGGTTCGATTTAATTATAATAATTACTATTATATGTCATTATTTCAGGTATGTTTATTTGGAAGTGTTTTTGCTATTTTTATGATATGAATGATAAAGATGAATTAAAAGGCTCAAATAGTTTATTTTTAATCCCATTAAGTTTTGTAATCTTAATATGGCTTGTCTATTGGGTTGAAATTAAATTTGGTTTTAATTTTAATAAGTATGGTGTTTTTCCAAGAACCTTAAAAGGTGTTAGGGGGGTAATACTATCTCCATTTATACATAGCGATACAAGTCATCTATTTAATAATTCAATACCTTTATTTGTATTATCATCAATACTTTTTTTCTTTTATAATAAAGTTGCTGACAAAGTTTTAATTTATGGTGGTTTACTTACAGGTATTCTCACATGGTTAATAGCAAGAGAAGCACATCATATAGGAGCTAGTGGTATTGTTTATTTACTTTTTAGTTTTACTTTTTTTAGTGGTATAATAAAAAAACATTTTAGATTAATAGCAGTATCCCTAGTTATTATTTTTCTATATGGTAGTATGGTTTGGTATGTCTTACCAATTAAAGAAGGAATGTCATGGGAAGGACATTTATCAGGTTTTTTAATAGGAAGTATTTTTTCATTTATTTTTAGGAAAGAAGGTATTGTTAAAGAAAATTTTCAGTTTTCTAAAACTGAATTTGATGAAATGTTTGACGATGAAGGTAATTATTTACCACCTGAAATTATTGATCAAGAAGAAATAGAAAGCTTAAAAGAAATTAACTATAAATATATTTACATAGAAGAAGAATAAAATAAAAGCGTTATCAGAAATAAAAAACAACCTTAATTCGTTCAATTAAGGTTGTTTTTTATTTCTGATAATTAGGTTACATACTTTATAAACGTTGTCTTACAGTTTCATATAAAAACGCACCACAAGCAACAGATACATTCAGTGATTCTATTTCACCTAGTAATGGTAATTTCGCTTTATAATCTGAAAGTTTTAGAACAGAATTACTAACTCCTTTATGTTCTGATCCCATTATAATAGCTAATGGTTGATTAAAATTGATGTCATAAATAGAATCTTCTGTTTTTTCAGTAGCAGAAACTATTTTAATATCTGCAGCTTTTAATTGAAAAATAGCATCTTTAATATGATCAACCTTACAAATAGGTATCTTAAATGCTGCTCCAGCTGAAGTTTTTATTGTTTCGGCATTCACAGGTGCACTACCTCCTTTTTGAATTATTATTCCATGAACACCTGTACATTCAGCAGTTCTAATAATAGCTCCGAAATTTCTTACATCTGAAACTTGATCTAACAATAGAAATAAAGGTTTATCTGTATTTTCAAGAGTAGTTTCTATTAAGTTTTCTAGATCATGGAATTCTACAGGTGAAATTTTTGCAACAGCACCCTGATGATTACTATGTTTAGAAAGTCGGTCTAACTTTTCATTAGGCACAACACTAGTAGAAATTTTATTCTTTTTTACTAATTTTTCTAATTGAAAAAATAGATCACCTCTTAATCCTTTTTGAAGGTATACCTTATTTATTGATGAACCACTTTCAATTGCTTCAATAATTGCTCTAATTCCAAAAATTACTGTGTTTTCTTCCATGGTGCAAATGTAGTTAATTTATAGTATAAAAAAACCACCTCTTTTAAGAGGTGGTTTTATTTATTTTAAAAGATAAAAAGGATTATCTGTTCGTGTTAACACTATCATCGATAGCATCATTTGCATCGATTTCAGCCTGAGGAACTTTTAAGAAAAATCTTTTATCATCAGCAGTTAAAGAAGCTGAAGTCATAATTCTTTGGTTACCAGTTCTTGTAATACCTTTTCTGTATCTTTTTGCATCGAACCATTCAACACCTATCTCAGCATATAACTCTTTTCTTCTTTCAACAAGAATTTCATCAAGTAAAGCTTGTCCAGTATTAGATGATTTAACAGCTAAAGGATCTCTTTGAGATTGTAAAGCAAATAATAAATTGTGAGCTCCGGTTGGGTCACTATTATGGTATTTAGCTTCAGCTTCAACTAATAACATTTCAGCTGTTCTAATAATTGGGTGATCAGAATCAAACTTGAAAGTAAACTTTCTAGTTACGTAGTTTCTATAATCAGTAGCTGGAACACCATAAGCTCTAACAAATATGTTTCTAACATCACTTGGGCTAAATAAAGCAACAAAATCGTTGTTTATGAAAGTACCAGAATATGATAATACATAATGATCAGCATGTGCGTGAGGAGCTCCCCAATAATAGTTAGATTGGTCAGTACTTTGTGCGCTACCCCAAATCCACTCAGAATTTGAAATATCGTTAAATCCAGCATTATAGCTACCATTTAAAACACTAGCAGGAGAACCACCACCATAAGCCATTCTAGCTGCATTTTCTGCACCAGTCCAGTTATTCATAGTTTGGTATACTCTCGCTAAAATACCATAAGCAGTATTCTGGTTGATATAAGATTTAGCTAACCTACTTGCATCTAAGTTTTGAGTAGCATATACTAAATCATCAACAATTATTTTATACATATCTTCTAAAGTACTCATTGGTTTACCTACAGTAGATAAGTCTGTATAAATAGGAGGTGCTGGTAAAGTTTTGTCATACGTATAAGTATGTTGAAACTCCATAGCTAATTGAAAGTAAAAGAAAGCTCTAATTGCTCTACCTTGACCAACGATTTGCTTTTTATCTGTTGCAGATAAATTTGAAGCATTAGCTCCATTAATTAAAGCGTTAGCTTGGTTAATCATGTAAAAAGGATATTGCCAAGCAAAACGAGTTCTTCTGTATGTAGGCTCTCTGTTATCGTTTTCATAATCAAATGTAAACCAGGTGTTACGTTGAATAATATCATTACCTTTTACAGTTCTTGCATAGTAAATAGAGTTAACTCCAGCAGCATCAGTTGAAGTAAATTGCCCTCTAAATCTTCTCATGATACCAGAAACAAACGCATCTGCTCCAGCTCTTGAACCAAATACTACTTCATTAGTTACCGAAGCAGTTGGTTTAGGGTCATTTAAAAAATCATCATTACAGCTAACCATAGCAACCGCTACTACCAGTAATGTGACGAAACGTGTTAAATTTTTTTTCATCTTTTTAATGTTTTTATAATTCTAAATTAATTCCAAAAGAATAAATTCTTTGATTAAAAGATCTACTATTTGTTGTACCCGCTAAACTTTGTTCAGGGTCAATACCTTTATGACTCTGGAAAGTTAGTAAATTGTCCCCTTGGAAATAAATTCTGAATCTACTTAATCCAGCTCTTTCTACAACATCTGTTGGCAAAGAGTATCCAAGTGTTAAAGCTTTAACTCTTAAATAGTCGTTTTTAAATAAAAACCTATCAGATTGAGCACTAAAATCATTATTACTAGCTTGTAAACGAGGAATGTCAGTAACATCTCCAGGGTTTTGCCAACGATTTACTAAGTCAGGTGACGCAGCTCTACCTAAGTTTTCAAAACCACCCATTAAACCAGCGTAAGTTGAGTCATATACATAACTACCTAAACTAAAGTTCATTAAAATGTTTAAATCCCAGTTTTTATATTTAAAAGAGTTTGTTAAACCACCAACGATATCTGGTAAAGATTCTTTACCTGTTTGATACCTTGTAGCAACACTATAATCATTTGTAGTTACTTTGTTACCATTAGCATCATCTCTGTACCATAAAGCTTCTCCAGTAGCAGGATCAACACCAGCATATTCACGGATAAAGAATTCATATAGAGAATTTCCTACTTTCCATAATTTTGTTCCGTTAATGAATTGATCTTGAGTTAATTCAAGTATTTCATTTTTCTGGAATGTTAAGTTTAAGTTTGTATTCCACTCAAAATTGTCATTAACAATATTTTGAGAGTTCAAGTTAACCTCAACCCCTGAGTTACCAATAGAACCAGCATTAGTTCTAATGCTTGAGTTACCAGTAGAGAAAGGTAATGGAACATCATATATTAAATCGATAGATTTTTTGTTGTAATATTCAACACTACCATTAATTCTGTTGTTAAGTATACCAAAATCTAAACCAATATTTGATAAAGAAGTTTTCTCCCAAGTTAATACAGGATCAGATACAGAACCTAAAACAACTCCTGTGTTAGCTAATTCATTCCATCCAGTATTAAATAACGATAAATATGGGAAATTTCCAATACCTCTATTGTTACCTAATTCACCATAAGAACCTTTTAATTTTAAGTAGTTAATAATATCATTACCCTCTAAGAAAGATTCGTTTGATAATATCCATGAACCACCAACAGAGAAGAAATCACCCCATCTAACTGATTCATCAAATTTTGTAGAACCATCACGTCTGTATGACCCTTCAAGGTAATACTTTTCATTATAGTTATAAGAAAGTCTACCTAAATAAGATTCTAATCTTTCTTCATTGATAAATCCACCAACATTTTCTGGAGTTGTACTACCATCTAATACTTGTACGTTTGGTAAAAATCCAACACCTTGAGCATTTAAACCTTCAGTTTTTAATTTGTATGCCTCTTGAATTAAACTAGCAGAAAGACTATGATTTCCAAATGTCTTAGAATAATTTAAAGCATTAATAAAGTTAAGAGTAGAAGTAATATTTCTATTTTGTGTAACTCTACCACCAACATTAGCAGCAAATCCAAATTCATTATGAACATATGCATAAGAATCAAAAATTACTTTTTCAAAACCTAAAGTAGATCTAAAGTTTAAATCTTCAGTTAAGTTAAATTGAATATGTCCATTAGCCTGTAAGTTATCACGCTTATTAACATTGATATAGTTAAAAAGAGCACCATACCCATTTTCTCCTTCAAAAACAGCTCTTGTTCCGTTTACTGCTTGACCTGCAGTATTACCGTAATCAAAAATTTTATTTCCTTTGTTATCTAATACAAATTGACCGTTTGCATCTCTTCTGTATACAGGGTATAATGAAGAAACACTTGTTGTCCATTGTGTAGCAGCTTGGAAAGAATTTCCAGATTGTGTAGGGTTATTTTGGCTTGACGTAGAATAAGAAGTATTGAAACCTAATTCTAACCAATCTTTTAACTTACCTGAGTAGTTTAACCTTGTAGTAACACGTTCAAAATCAGATTTTGAAATTGTACCTTCTTGATCTAAGTAATTAACTGAGAAGAAGAAACTAGAAGTTTCACTACCACCAGATGCAGTTAAACCATGCTCTGTTCTAATAGCAGAATCATTAAATAATAAAGCTCTCCAATCAGTATCCCATAATTTGTTAGATGTAACAAGGTTACCATTAGCATCTACTGGATTTGGAACACTTGGTCCGTAAGGGTTGTAACCAAGACCAGATACTAAACTATTAGATGCGTTAGTTCCAGCTAAAGCTGCAGATTGACCATTTACATACTGATTAGTATTTCTAATTGCTTCCCAAGTATATCTAAACTGATCATCAGTACTCATTAACTCATGAGGCTTAACAGCTTGATTTGCGAAACCAACAGAAGATCTAACAGTTACTCTTGTAGGTGCATTAAATTTACCTTTCTTAGTAGTAATTAAGATTACCCCGTTTGAACCCCTAGATCCATAAAGAGCGGTAGAAGCAGCATCTTTTAATACTGTCATAGACTCAATTTGATCAGAACTAATAGAGTTAATGTTACCATTATAAGGAGTACCATCTAAAACGATAAGTGGAGAAGCATCTGCATTAATCGAAGCTACACCACGAACACGAATCGTTGGGTTATCACCAGGTTGACCCCCAGCAGAAATAATATTTACCCCAGGAACACTACCTTGAAGTGCATTGGTAACAGATACTACTTGTTGCTTTTCTATAATCTCATTATTTAAAATAGAAACCGAACCTACAATAGCTTTTTTACTTTGAGTACCATATGCTACAACTACAACTTCATCAAGAAGATTGTCATTTTGTAACGTGATATCAATTCTATTTGAAGATCCAACAACCTTTTGAGCAGTTTTCATTCCTACAAAGCTAAAAACAAGAATATCACCTGTTTTAACTTTTAAAGAATAATTACCATCAAAATCTGTCTCAGTACCATTTGTGGTACCTTTCTTTAAAATAGTAACCCCAGGTAAAGGACCAGATTCATCTGAAACAGTACCTGAAATGACTTTATCTTGCGCATAGGTAACATGAACAAGAAACGCTAACAAGAGCGTTAAAATTCCATTAAACTTTGTTCTCATTATATAATTATTTGAATTAATTAGTCGCTAAAATTTTAATTTATTCTTAAAAAAACAACTTTTTTAACAAAAACTATCTAGCAGAAGCCTTTATTTTATTGAAGATTTTATAAAATATTTAAAGATTTAAACTAATTTTTTTAATAATTATTAATTAGTGAAAAGGAAGATGTGTGTTTCTTATGGTGTTAATTAATAGTTAGTTAAGTGGGGTGTGTTTGTGATTGAGTTTAAAAAGTAATGTGTTGATATGCACCTAAATCTATATTTGTTGCTCTGCTAACCCCAAGAATATCAGAAGTAACTATAGTGGGGATTCCTTTGTTAATAGCTTCGCTTTTATCTCCAATAATAAAACTATTAGAGAAAACATCTTTAAAATTTGAAGGTTTATTTAAATAAATATTTTGATAATGTAAAGTATTGTCAAATTTTAGCTCTAGATTATTTGTAAAGCTATTATTAATGTCATTAAATTTAATCATACAGTTCTTTATGTTATAATTAAATAAACTTTTATCACTTTTATCTAAAATAAATTCAATATTGTTATTGCCATCAATAATACAGTTAGTGAAATTAGCTGCAAATAAATCTCTTGTTAAAGTGTTTTCTTGACCATTACTATTTGTGAAAATTATAAAATTATTAACTAAAACAGCAGGTAACTGTCGTAAACTGTTGTTCCAAAAATTAGAGAAGGTAGCATGAGTAAAATTATAAGTGCCACCAAATGTGCAAGCCAAAGAGGATTGTCCTGTGTTTCCAATAACTAAATTCTCACCTAATATATTGGTATTTCTACCTAAAATCCCATAACTAGAATTGTTGTAAATCTCTGTGTTTTTAATTGTTAAAGTAGGAGTGCTATTATGCCCTATACTGTCTACTAAAATACCAACAATTCCGTTTTTTATTAAAGTATTGTTTAATACATTTTCCTTACTTCCTGCTCGCATCCATATTGTACCCCATTGTCCTGGTACATCTTTAAAACTATGTTCTAATCTATCTCCTTGAAAAACTATTTTTTTGTTTAAAGTTCCATTTGCTTTTAAACTTGCTTTCGTATCTATAATTAATCCAGAATTTCTATGGAAGTGAAGTTTAGCACCAGGATTTATAGTTAAAGTTTTATCATTAGGAACAGCTGCATATCCATAAATTACATAGGGTTTATCATCAGTAAAAATTAGTTCATTGTCTTTAAGAAAGCGTCCTTGTATTTTTGAATCTTTACCATCTATAGTAAGTGTTTCAATTCCCACATTGTTTTTAGCAGGGAAAATAAAATGAGCATCTTGAACCAAAGTAACTAAATCTACATCTTGTTGATTATTACCATTATCAAATAAAATTTTATCAGTGTAAAGAGGGTTTGTTACAGTATTGAAATCAATAGTAGTTTCAACGAAAACATACATACTGTCATTTGCTAAAATTTCAACATTTTTAAAATCCTTTCCAGGTGTTCCATCTACATTTAAACGATAGTTAGATGTTGTTCCGTTCTCTAGCTTTATTTCAGGGATGGTGATAGCTTTATTACTTTTATTATAAACTTTTAAATTATAGGTAGCTGAACCTATATTACTAAAAATAGTATCTAAAAAAACTGTGTCTTTTGAGAATTCTAGGCTTCCAAAACTTGGAATAGTTTCAAAATCTTTTCTGCAAGAACTACTAATAATTAATAAAAAAACTAATAAAAAGCAATAAACATACCTCATAAGTAAAGTATCATAAGTTTAACAAAGTGATAAAAATAACAATATAACCTTAGATTATTGAAATTATTGTTTTACCAATTCAATTTCAAATAATTTACCCCAATGCTTACCTGTAACATATAAGTGA belongs to Tenacibaculum sp. MAR_2010_89 and includes:
- a CDS encoding rhomboid family intramembrane serine protease gives rise to the protein MNDKDELKGSNSLFLIPLSFVILIWLVYWVEIKFGFNFNKYGVFPRTLKGVRGVILSPFIHSDTSHLFNNSIPLFVLSSILFFFYNKVADKVLIYGGLLTGILTWLIAREAHHIGASGIVYLLFSFTFFSGIIKKHFRLIAVSLVIIFLYGSMVWYVLPIKEGMSWEGHLSGFLIGSIFSFIFRKEGIVKENFQFSKTEFDEMFDDEGNYLPPEIIDQEEIESLKEINYKYIYIEEE
- the rlmB gene encoding 23S rRNA (guanosine(2251)-2'-O)-methyltransferase RlmB encodes the protein MEENTVIFGIRAIIEAIESGSSINKVYLQKGLRGDLFFQLEKLVKKNKISTSVVPNEKLDRLSKHSNHQGAVAKISPVEFHDLENLIETTLENTDKPLFLLLDQVSDVRNFGAIIRTAECTGVHGIIIQKGGSAPVNAETIKTSAGAAFKIPICKVDHIKDAIFQLKAADIKIVSATEKTEDSIYDINFNQPLAIIMGSEHKGVSNSVLKLSDYKAKLPLLGEIESLNVSVACGAFLYETVRQRL
- a CDS encoding RagB/SusD family nutrient uptake outer membrane protein, translated to MKKNLTRFVTLLVVAVAMVSCNDDFLNDPKPTASVTNEVVFGSRAGADAFVSGIMRRFRGQFTSTDAAGVNSIYYARTVKGNDIIQRNTWFTFDYENDNREPTYRRTRFAWQYPFYMINQANALINGANASNLSATDKKQIVGQGRAIRAFFYFQLAMEFQHTYTYDKTLPAPPIYTDLSTVGKPMSTLEDMYKIIVDDLVYATQNLDASRLAKSYINQNTAYGILARVYQTMNNWTGAENAARMAYGGGSPASVLNGSYNAGFNDISNSEWIWGSAQSTDQSNYYWGAPHAHADHYVLSYSGTFINNDFVALFSPSDVRNIFVRAYGVPATDYRNYVTRKFTFKFDSDHPIIRTAEMLLVEAEAKYHNSDPTGAHNLLFALQSQRDPLAVKSSNTGQALLDEILVERRKELYAEIGVEWFDAKRYRKGITRTGNQRIMTSASLTADDKRFFLKVPQAEIDANDAIDDSVNTNR
- a CDS encoding TonB-dependent receptor; the protein is MRTKFNGILTLLLAFLVHVTYAQDKVISGTVSDESGPLPGVTILKKGTTNGTETDFDGNYSLKVKTGDILVFSFVGMKTAQKVVGSSNRIDITLQNDNLLDEVVVVAYGTQSKKAIVGSVSILNNEIIEKQQVVSVTNALQGSVPGVNIISAGGQPGDNPTIRVRGVASINADASPLIVLDGTPYNGNINSISSDQIESMTVLKDAASTALYGSRGSNGVILITTKKGKFNAPTRVTVRSSVGFANQAVKPHELMSTDDQFRYTWEAIRNTNQYVNGQSAALAGTNASNSLVSGLGYNPYGPSVPNPVDANGNLVTSNKLWDTDWRALLFNDSAIRTEHGLTASGGSETSSFFFSVNYLDQEGTISKSDFERVTTRLNYSGKLKDWLELGFNTSYSTSSQNNPTQSGNSFQAATQWTTSVSSLYPVYRRDANGQFVLDNKGNKIFDYGNTAGQAVNGTRAVFEGENGYGALFNYINVNKRDNLQANGHIQFNLTEDLNFRSTLGFEKVIFDSYAYVHNEFGFAANVGGRVTQNRNITSTLNFINALNYSKTFGNHSLSASLIQEAYKLKTEGLNAQGVGFLPNVQVLDGSTTPENVGGFINEERLESYLGRLSYNYNEKYYLEGSYRRDGSTKFDESVRWGDFFSVGGSWILSNESFLEGNDIINYLKLKGSYGELGNNRGIGNFPYLSLFNTGWNELANTGVVLGSVSDPVLTWEKTSLSNIGLDFGILNNRINGSVEYYNKKSIDLIYDVPLPFSTGNSSIRTNAGSIGNSGVEVNLNSQNIVNDNFEWNTNLNLTFQKNEILELTQDQFINGTKLWKVGNSLYEFFIREYAGVDPATGEALWYRDDANGNKVTTNDYSVATRYQTGKESLPDIVGGLTNSFKYKNWDLNILMNFSLGSYVYDSTYAGLMGGFENLGRAASPDLVNRWQNPGDVTDIPRLQASNNDFSAQSDRFLFKNDYLRVKALTLGYSLPTDVVERAGLSRFRIYFQGDNLLTFQSHKGIDPEQSLAGTTNSRSFNQRIYSFGINLEL